One Prinia subflava isolate CZ2003 ecotype Zambia chromosome 8, Cam_Psub_1.2, whole genome shotgun sequence DNA window includes the following coding sequences:
- the DOHH gene encoding deoxyhypusine hydroxylase, whose protein sequence is MVTEQEVEAIGRTLVDAAQPLPARFRALFTLRNLGGRAAVEWIGRAFGDGSALLKHELAFCLGQMQDEAAIPVLIRVLEDTAQEPMVRHEAGEALGAIGNPDVLDILKRYSQDPVVEVAETCQLAVRRLEWLQNNKEKSGTSPYLSVDPAPPAEETDVAKLREILLDESQELFDRYRAMFALRNVGSQAAVLALAEGLRCGSALFRHEIGYVLGQLQDEACVPQLTAALRSRTESPMVRHECAEALGSIARPSCLQALRAFAGDEERVVRESCQVALDMYEYENGAQFQYADGLCKLQASS, encoded by the exons ATGGTGACGGAGCAGGAGGTGGAGGCCATCGGCCGCACGCTGGTGGACGCGGCGCAGCCGCTGCCTGCTCGGTTCCGGGCCCTCTTCACCCTGCGCAACTTGGGCGGCCGTGCTGCCGTGGAGTGGATCGGCCGCGCGTTTGGGGACGGCTCGGCGCTGCTGAAGCACGAGCTGGCCTTTTGCCTGGGCCAGATGCAGGACGAGGCGGCCATTCCGGTGCTCATCCGTGTGCTGGAGGACACGGCCCAGGAGCCCATGGTCAGGCACGAGGCAG GTGAAGCCCTGGGTGCTATTGGGAACCCTGACGTGCTGGATATCCTGAAACGCTATTCCCAGGATCCTGTGGTCGAG GTGGCAGAGACGTGTCAGCTGGCCGTGAGGAGGCTGGAGTGGCTGCAGAACAACAAGGAGAAGTCGGGCACCAGCCCATACCTCTCTGTAGATCCTGCTCCCCCTGCTGAGGAGACGGATGTTGCCAAGCTCCGGGAGATCCTCCTGGATGAGTCCCAGGAACTGTTTGACCGCTACCGGGCCATGTTTGCCCTGCGGAATGTGGggagccaggctgctgtgctggcactggcagaAG GGCTGCGCTGCGGCAGCGCGCTGTTCCGCCATGAGATCGGGTacgtgctggggcagctgcaggacGAGGCGTGTGTCCCCCAGCTGACGGCCGCCCTGCGCAGCCGCACCGAGAGCCCCATGGTGCGGCACGAGTGCGCCGAGGCGCTGGGCTCCATCGCCCggccctcctgcctgcaggccCTGCGCGCCTTCGCCGGCGACGAGGAGCGCGTGGTGCGCGAGAGCTGCCAGGTGGCCCTGGACATGTACGAGTACGAGAACGGTGCCCAGTTCCAGTACGCCGATGGGCTCTGCAAGCTGCAGGCCTCCTCCTAA
- the SMIM44 gene encoding small integral membrane protein 44, whose translation MALAGSIPLPGTGEAWRPRHLLQSPPDEDEVPYVDYKPPALDSIRLPRYVLYLMMAATLVLVVAYAIVGHLIKDLVHDFADWAFGPKPEEKAGMAEGIVLEAEWLEKDEMLVEQKAEDERTSILPGTDIPLGLAPRSSVSFADSPEKGFF comes from the exons ATGGCCCTGGCGGGGAGTATCCCCCTCCCTGGCACCGGGGAGGCGTGGAGACCACGGCACTTGCTGCAGTCCCCCCCGGACGAGGACGAGGTGCCGTATGTGGACTACAagccccctgccctggacagcATCCGCCTGCCCCGCTATGTCCTGTACCTGATGATGGCAGCTACactggtgctggtggtggcatATGCCATCGTGGGGCACCTCATCAAGGACCTGGTGCACGACTTCGCCG ACTGGGCATTCGGGCCCAAGCCGGAGGAGAAGGCGGGGATGGCTGAGGGCATCGTGCTGgaggcagagtggctggagaAGGACGAGATGCTGGTGGAGCAGAAGGCAGAGGATGAACGCACCAGCATCCTACCTGGCACAGACATCCCGCTGGGGCTCGCTCCACGCAGCTCCGTCTCCTTTGCCGACTCCCCTGAGAAGGGGTTCTTCTAG
- the SMIM24 gene encoding LOW QUALITY PROTEIN: small integral membrane protein 24 (The sequence of the model RefSeq protein was modified relative to this genomic sequence to represent the inferred CDS: inserted 1 base in 1 codon), with protein sequence MMGSHVGLSGGSWLMPRGVLGVAWHCPPLCTVPSSWDLPQPCQQGWGEPSRVGTSPPHHPSVLPPVHPPAHLSVSPSIHLPTLGVVPSPGHRNMPVLCHCGPGGGVHWVLWGAVPEPGVCYHLPGVTGATLPWCLVPFCRLGANKGARCPGCXSAGMIAAGDRSSPSGVGFRRAPALHPKMPKPLQPLSLLVLLVLAATAQGQAGTGPKVLQPWLIGLTAVVVFLFIVFVMLLINRFWNLRRHRKENDYPETLATDRLGRSGHVNPAAENWDEQSEDKQESKATSL encoded by the exons ATGATGGGGTCCCACGTGGGATTGTCTGGGGGCAGCTGGCTCATGCCCAGGGGAGTGCTGGGGGTGGCCTGGCATTGCCCACCCCTCTGTACCGTCCCATCCTCATGGgatctgccccagccctgccagcagggctggggggaacCAAGCAGAGTGGGGACTTCTCCACCCCATCACCCTTCTGTTCTTCCGCCTGTGCACCCACCCGCCCACCTGTCTGTCTCTCCCTCCATCCACCTGCCTACCCTGGGGGTGGTCCCCAGTCCTGGGCACAGGAACATGCCTGTCCTTTGCCACTGTGGTCCCGGAGGTGGTGTGcactgggtgctgtggggtgcgGTGCCTGAGCCAGGGGTGTGTTACCACCTCCCAGGGGTGACAGGAGCCACGTTGCCATGGTGCTTGGTGCCATTTTGTCGTCTTGGGGCCAATAAAGGCGCCCGTTGTCCTGGGT AGAGTGCAGGCATGATAGCAGCAGGGGACAGAAGCTCACCTTCAGGAGTAGGATTCAGACGTGCCCCAGCCCTCCACCCAAAAATGCCAAAGCCCTTGCAGCCCCTCTCGCTCCTGGTCCTGCTCGTCCTCGCTGCCACCGCCCAGGGACAAGCTG GCACGGGCCCCAAGGTGCTGCAGCCGTGGCTCATTGGCCTCACCGCCGTCGTCGTCTTCCTCTTCATTGTCTTTGTGATGCTGCTCATTAACCGGTTCTGGAATCTCAGGAGGCACAG gaaggagaacGACTACCCGGAGACCCTGGCGACTGACAG GCTGGGGCGCTCCGGCCACGTCAACCCGGCGGCTGAGAACTGGGATGAGCAGAGCGAAGACAAGCAGGAGAGCAAGGCCACGTCCCTCTGA